AGGGATGGATTTTAGATTTTTTTTAAGGAACTATGTAATAAGGAGAGTGGGATGATAGATTTAGTAATAGAAGAACATGAAACGCAAGCGGCACGGATTAAAGTTATTGGTATTGGTGGTGCGGGTAGCAACACAGTAAATAGTATTATTGATTCAGGCAGCAAGGGAATCGATTTTATTGTTGCAAATACGGACGCGCAAGCATTAGAAAATTCAAAAGCAGTACACAAAATACAGATTGGTCTTAAATCAACCAAGGGGCTCGGAGCAGGAGCGAATCCTGAACTTGGCCAACGTGCAGCAGAAGAAGATATTGATAAGTTGATGGAGTTATTAGGCGATGCAGACATCGTATTTTTAGCAGCAGGTATGGGTGGTGGAACAGGATCGGGTGGTATTTCTGTTGTGGCACGTGCGCTCAAAGAACACGGTATTTTATCAATAGCAGTAGTAACAAAGCCGTTTTCATTTGAAGGTAAGCGGCGCGCTCGTGTGGCAAACGAAGCAATAGAAAAATTACGCAAAGAGGTTGATACGCTTATTGTAATGCCGAATCAAAAACTGATTGATATTGTTGATAAAAAAGTTTCTATGATTGATGCTTTTTCGATGATTAATGATGTGCTCAGCCAATCAGTCACCGGTATTTCAGATATTATTACTAAACCGGGACATATCAATGTTGATTTTGCTGATGTGCGAGTGATTATGAAAGATATGGGCCTTGCGGTATTGGGTACGGGCAGAGCGCGTGGAGAAAATAGAGCACGTGAAGCAGCGTTGCAAGCCATCTCTTCTCCGCTCCTTGAAAATATGAGTATTGATGGAGCGCGCGGAGTGTTGCTTAACATTACCGGCGGCGTGAATTTGGGACTTCATGAAATCAGTGATGCTGCTTCAATTATTTATGAACGAGCAGATGAAGATGCTACCATTATTTTAGGCTCAGTGATAGATCCAACGATGACTGATGAAGTTTCAGTAACGGTGATAGCAACAGGATTTCAGGAAAAGGTGCAGATGGAGATGGTTGGTGCGCAGTCTACCGGAGCATCGCATGTTGCACCAGCGGCGGTTCAGAATACAGTGCAGCCACAAGTAAATCAAAAACAGGTTGTGTTGCCTCAGCAGGTGGTGCAAGACCCAGTGGCCATGGAGCATGATGCTGCACCAGTATTTGGTTCAAGTGGGATAGATGTTGATGAAGTGCACGTACAAAAAGAAATGTCGGTGTATACTGAAGCGCAACCGGCAAAACAAATGGCAGCAGAGTTGCACCAGTTTGTAGATAGCAATGATTTAGATATTCCAGCATTTTTACGAAAAAAATCACAAGATAGAGCACAGCAGTAAATAAGAGGGTGCATAAGCACCCTCAAATATTTTTAGTGGTGATGAAAAATATGAAAACTAGATATTATAGTATTGATTTCTTTTTTTGGTGTGCCCTGTGCAGTGTATGCAGCGCACACTACAGAGGATTTGAAAACGCGTCAGGAAATAAGAAGGCTGCAACAGTTAGGAGAATTTCAACAAGCGCGAGCAGGAGAAGATGCAGCAGCACGAAGAGAAGCAGTGGGGAAAAAAGAACCTTTGGACACAAGTTTAGTTACTGATTTTGGACTTGATGAACCGGAAACACAGCAAGCAATTGCGGAATCACTCAACCCTCAAAAAAAGCCAGCGCGGACAAAAAAATTAACTAAAGAAACTAAAGAAGAAGATGAAAAAGAGCGAGAAACAAGAAATCCCGACTATAGAACATATAAAGACAAGTTAAGAGAACAAGAACGTGAAGATGTGGCGGCGCGAGAACTGCGTGGAGGTCGCCCAGTGGAACATACGGACGTAGATCTCAGAAAACTGATAAGTACGGTTCCGATGGCGGTGAGTGAGCATATGAAACCCTATATAGTAAAAAAAGGCTCCACATTTCTCGATAAAGATGCAGAAGTGATATCGACAATAATTAAAACAAAACATCCAATTACTTGTTTGGGAATAAGTATCGACAGTAAATCTATTTGTGGAGCATCTGAGAATGGAGCGGTGTATGTATGGGATGCTATTACTGAAAAATTAATACATAAATTCGATAGTGGTATAAAAAAACCTTTAGCTCTTAGCGGGGATGGTAAGGCTATTGTTACTGGCGACAATGCTAATAATCGTATATTTATTTGGGACGCAGTTACTAAAACTAAAACTTCAAAAATGATTAGAGATATTGAGAAGATAGAACCTCTTCTTATGAGTGCAGCTATTACCGCCGATGGTACTATTGTTGTTATGAGATCAAGTAATGCTCTACCTATTTGGTATGTTGCTACTGGAGAAATAAGACGCATGCCTGTTGGTCTTGGGATTGTGGAAAGTATAGCCGTTAGATGTGATGGTAAGCAAATTGCTGTTGGTATCAATCACAGCCGCAAAGTACATATTTTTGATGCCAACACTGGAAATGTAGTTCATGAGATTAGTACTCGTGCAACAGAAGAAATTGCTGTTGCTCCAGATGGTAGTTTTATTGTTGCTGCAGCTCATCGTTATATAGGTATTTGGAATGTCATAACAGGAGAGCGTATACAGGCGTTGGAGAGTCCTGATGAGCAGCAGCAAGGATGGCTAAATAATATTGCAATTAGTGGCGATGGTAGTTTTATTGTGGGAGCATATAAATTTGGTATACATATTTGGAGATTAAAATCTTCTTTAGTTAATGTAGCATATGCATCCAGAGGCTATGCTCTTGATGAAGCCGAAAAATTACGTCATCAGGCAAAAGCGATAAGTGAGTTTCCAGAAAAACGATTGCGTGCAATTAATAAAGAAGTTGCACTGTTAAAAAGTGCGGATGTCTCAAGAAAAGATTTAGAGGCGTATTTTGGAGAAATTAAAAATCGTACCAATCAAGAGTTAGCGAAGGGAATGCAAGAGAGTATTCCATTATCAATCGCTCATATTAAATCTGTGCAGGAGCGAGCGAATGCGACGAAAGATTTTCCTGATGAGTTAAAAGAGGCGATAGATAATGAAGTTAAGCGCGTAAGGCAGGCAGATCAGTCGCAGCCTAATTTTGGCGCTTTAGCAAATACTGCAGTACAAAAAGTTGATCAGTTGTTGGAAGAGGGGCTGCAAGAAATTAGACGGCAAAATCTTTTAGCGTCAGATCTTGGTGGCATGGGTGGCTTTTAAAAAAATAAATTTTAGTAAAAAGAAAAGGGAAATTTTATGAAGTTATTAAAAATCTTGTTATCGGTAGCAGTGATGAGTGCGGCGTGTGTTCCGCATGTTTTATATGCAGCGCACTCTAAAGAGGATTTGGAAGCGCGTCAGGAAATAAGAAGGCTGCAGCGATTAGGAGAATTTCAACAAGCGCGAGCAGGAGAAGATGCAGCAGCACGAAGAGAAGCGGTGGAAAAAACAGAACCTTTGGACACAAGTTTAGTTACTGATTTTGGGCTGGATGAACCTGAAATGCAGCAAGCAATTACGGAATCACTCAGGCCGCAAAAAAAGCCAGCGCGAAAAAAAAATTAACTAAAAAACCGCAAGAAGAAACTAAAGAAGAAGATGAAAAGGAACAAGAGGCTCGTCGGCAACATCGGGAAAGATTTGAGGAAATGGAACGCGAAGATGCAGTGGCACGAGCACGGCGTGGTGGAAGACCAGTAGAGTATTCGGATGCAGATGTAAGAAGATTGATTAGTTCTGTTCCTGTTGCAGTGTCAAGTGCCAATATAAGACCGCTCATGGCACAGAATAAGCGAGAGGCACGGCTACAGACGATTAAGAATAAAAAATTGATCGCTTCCCCTATAGTATTAAGCCCGGATGCGAAATATGTTTTTGCAGGTTGTTCTGATTCTAAGATACATGTTTGGGATCTTGATACAAGAAGCTTAGTGCGTACCTTTAAAGGATCTGATTCGGGCGATTGGATGCAATCGCTCGCGATAAGTTACGATGGCAGAGTTATTGTAAGTGGAAGTAATCAAATGAGAAGTACCGTTGGCTATTGCTGTATCTGGGATGTCAGACAGGGGAAATTGTTGCATACTTTGGAGCATTCTACTGGAGGAGTAGATGCGGTGGCAATAAATGGAAACGGTTCTCTTGTTGCTACAGGGGATGGTTATGGTGTTATATGCATTTGGAATTCGCGGACAGGTGAACTAATTCGTACTTGGAAAAAACCTGGTGGAATAAGCTGTTTAGCGATGAGTGTTGATGGCAAGCTCCTTGTTGATGGTAGGTATGATTATAAAAATTGTGCGTACATTTGGGATGTTAACACGGGAACTTTATTGAAGAAGCTCATAGGACATACAGATGCAATAAGCACAGTCTCAATAAGTAGTAATAATCAGCTAATTGCGACAGGAACAGCAGCTAAAAATCAAGGATCGTTTCTGTGGGATGTTGCCACTGGAACAAGGCTGCGGATTTTTGCACAAGATGCACCAGGCATAATGTCCGTGGCTATATTAACTGATAATAGTCATATGATGACTGCGTCTCAAAATGGAAAGGTAGATATTTGGGATATTGCAAGAGGAGCATTACAAGATGAAGTTTTGTTGAAAATAAATCATGATCAGCTATCTTCTGTTGCAACGAGTAAAGATGGAATGATAGGAGCTTTCAAGATAGAAAATAAGGAAGCAATCCATATATGGTATATAGAGCCTTCATTAGAGGAAAGTTTGCGTTATGCGCGCCGCGGGCATGCG
This genomic window from Candidatus Babeliales bacterium contains:
- a CDS encoding WD40 repeat domain-containing protein: MEREDAVARARRGGRPVEYSDADVRRLISSVPVAVSSANIRPLMAQNKREARLQTIKNKKLIASPIVLSPDAKYVFAGCSDSKIHVWDLDTRSLVRTFKGSDSGDWMQSLAISYDGRVIVSGSNQMRSTVGYCCIWDVRQGKLLHTLEHSTGGVDAVAINGNGSLVATGDGYGVICIWNSRTGELIRTWKKPGGISCLAMSVDGKLLVDGRYDYKNCAYIWDVNTGTLLKKLIGHTDAISTVSISSNNQLIATGTAAKNQGSFLWDVATGTRLRIFAQDAPGIMSVAILTDNSHMMTASQNGKVDIWDIARGALQDEVLLKINHDQLSSVATSKDGMIGAFKIENKEAIHIWYIEPSLEESLRYARRGHALDEAQRLRDKAKAMDYFPENRLQAINKGIALLKSADVSREDLEAYLGKIQNRIKKEFEEGQQENRRQMLIAPALDLGGMGGMY
- the ftsZ gene encoding cell division protein FtsZ — its product is MIDLVIEEHETQAARIKVIGIGGAGSNTVNSIIDSGSKGIDFIVANTDAQALENSKAVHKIQIGLKSTKGLGAGANPELGQRAAEEDIDKLMELLGDADIVFLAAGMGGGTGSGGISVVARALKEHGILSIAVVTKPFSFEGKRRARVANEAIEKLRKEVDTLIVMPNQKLIDIVDKKVSMIDAFSMINDVLSQSVTGISDIITKPGHINVDFADVRVIMKDMGLAVLGTGRARGENRAREAALQAISSPLLENMSIDGARGVLLNITGGVNLGLHEISDAASIIYERADEDATIILGSVIDPTMTDEVSVTVIATGFQEKVQMEMVGAQSTGASHVAPAAVQNTVQPQVNQKQVVLPQQVVQDPVAMEHDAAPVFGSSGIDVDEVHVQKEMSVYTEAQPAKQMAAELHQFVDSNDLDIPAFLRKKSQDRAQQ